One Spinacia oleracea cultivar Varoflay chromosome 4, BTI_SOV_V1, whole genome shotgun sequence DNA segment encodes these proteins:
- the LOC110775567 gene encoding persulfide dioxygenase ETHE1 homolog, mitochondrial produces the protein MLKFHQLRVSSSLISPQKLCNFFPTKKPSSLITIYKLPIINLSFQMGLHTTPSHASKYLFRQLLEKDSSTYTYLLADVSHPQKPALLIDPVDKTVDRDLALIHDLGLKLIYALNTHVHADHVTGTGMLKSKVPGVKSVISKASNAKADILVESGDKIFVGDLFLEVRPTPGHTVGCVTYVTGDGPDLPQPRMAFTGDTLLIRGCGRTDFQGGSSAELYKSVHSQIFSLPEETMIYPAHDYKGFMVSTVGEEKQYNPRLTKDEETFKSIMENLKLSYPKMIDVAVPANMACGLQDPVPTAL, from the exons atgttGAAGTTTCATCAACTCAGAGTTTCTTCTTCCTTGATTTCTCCCCAAAAACTCTGCAATTTCTTCCCTACCAAAAAACCCTCTTCTCTAATCACCATTTACAAATTACCCATAATCAATCTTAGCTTCCAAATGGGTTTGCATACGACGCCGTCTCATGCATCAAAGTATCTGTTTCGCCAGCTTTTAGAGAAGGATTCTTCTACCTACACTTACCTTCTTGCCGATGTGTCTCATCCTCAAAAGCCTGCGCTG TTAATTGATCCAGTAGACAAGACAGTAGACAGGGATCTTGCCCTCATTCATGACCTTGGATTGAAGCTTATATATGCTTTGAACACTCATGTACATGCTGACCATGTTACTGGAACAGGGATGCTCAAG AGTAAGGTTCCTGGGGTGAAGTCCGTCATTTCCAAAGCAAGCAATGCTAAAGCTGATATTCTGGTGGAATCTGGTGACAAAATCTTTGTTGGTGACCTGTTTCTTGAG GTTCGTCCCACTCCAGGTCATACAGTAGGCTGTGTTACATATGTTACAGGAGATGGACCTGATCTACCACAGCCCAGGATGGCATTCACTGGTGACACTCTGCTGATACGTGGATGTGGACGAACAGATTTCCAG GGTGGAAGTTCAGCTGAGCTCTATAAGTCAGTGCATTCACAA ATATTTAGCTTGCCAGAAGAGACAATGATTTATCCTGCTCATGATTACAAGGGTTTTATG GTAAGCACCGTGGGAGAGGAAAAGCAATACAATCCTCGCTTGACAAAAGACGAG GAGACATTCAAAAGCATAATGGAAA ACTTAAAGCTGTCATATCCAAAGATGATAGATGTAGCAGTACCAGCAAATATGGCTTGCGGTTTGCAAGATCCAGTTCCAACTGCACTCTGA